AAGTCATCTCTCAATAGTGCATAACCATTTTTCCCAGCTTTTGGTGAGCAAACTATATGGACTTTATCTGGAAGATCACGATATAATGTGCCATTAGTTTCAATTTGCACTATATAATCCAAATCTACTAATTTATAGCACAATAATTCTATAGGTTGACGAAAAGGCTCACCACCAGTTATAACCACTAGCTTGATATTAGTTGCCAGTTTTACAACTTCTTCGATAATATTGTTAATAGTTAATATATTAAAATCTTCAAAGTCGGTATCACAGAAATTACAAGCAAGATTGCATCCACCAAGCCTAATAAAAACAGCAGGCATACCTACAAAAGGTCCTTCTCCCTGAATAGTCTTAAAAATACTTTTGATTTCTAGACTAGTTCCATCATTAAATATGG
Above is a genomic segment from Candidatus Tisiphia endosymbiont of Nedyus quadrimaculatus containing:
- a CDS encoding 7-carboxy-7-deazaguanine synthase QueE; amino-acid sequence: MFGQNPKRPAIFNDGTSLEIKSIFKTIQGEGPFVGMPAVFIRLGGCNLACNFCDTDFEDFNILTINNIIEEVVKLATNIKLVVITGGEPFRQPIELLCYKLVDLDYIVQIETNGTLYRDLPDKVHIVCSPKAGKNGYALLRDDLLSHINALKFLVAKNIPKYSNIPEVGQSKYNIPVFIQPMDQNNPLLNKENERLAIDLAIKYGHRLSLQTHKILGIE